A stretch of the Photobacterium sp. CCB-ST2H9 genome encodes the following:
- a CDS encoding TonB-dependent receptor domain-containing protein — MHQKVKPNLTALLLKVHLGLAVAVLPGKVWAESAEQPSETSVGDPDAARDELMLQEGGSFQHTADDNEMTLDTINVSYGESGGLTRDEAGEFAVYDDDLSTVYTGKDEIERYKGKDAADMFKGMLNVYSGDARNGGGVDPSIRGVQGPGRVPLSIDGTEQDLTVWRGYRGVSNRNYIDPNLVGGIQVIKGPSLTPNVHASVGGAVVVNTISAEDILKVGETFGGEIVIEGSNNAISPREPVLLTGQDYRTVPGFPQDSPEYAYGDPSLWKVMSKDKEHNPFAGEDYAYRLALAAKKENYELLAAYAYRNKGNYFSGTRNADFYDHLAQDEQFMTRIDPRSLAKRQRPGYEVPNTSSELESYLLKAKFSLVDQQTLEIGARYTDATYGEIMASRSGNIGANGEMAQWPLSHVETQAYNIRYAWQPENPYIHLTSNLWTTYTVSDTNTAGGFPNFANRVDIADPTPGASPLLRNTAATNAKDSRIGFDLSNQMWLTDTLGLTLSGRYQYHKLRSDDEYRGEVDGWRHWPREGRRQEYEGQFNFQWQPVDFLRFTAGASYKNYWAIDDFLSDRIAAGDSRFTKEHAADKGMLLSYKTLEKYTPEEIEQNVAAVADDIVLKNFINQMLGKPPLTPQEEAALYQKARTTTTYEVDHEGNEWLHDGEGRYSRENNPCLIAQQSQPNYIEGSCIESGAPVGAYDKQIKGGKKKGNAWVPALSATVMFTDTSRMYYRYTEAVRFPSMFESTLGFSANNNPYTGLDPEHAYNHEVAFVQNFDEADLKLTYFHHRTKDVIERSGNMMRFYNIDQQTLEGLEFQSRYDNGDFFSDLSLSYLLKNEVCDESLAILSDFNGSTPDCVHAGFEGGYLADQAIPEYSVNLNIGGRFFDRRMETGLRTVFIPGSKHEEALARDDALTFDAYAQYRFNDALALEVIGTNLTDLYYIDPLVRSSVPAPGRTVKVKLQVNF; from the coding sequence GTGCATCAAAAGGTTAAGCCCAATCTCACCGCGTTGCTGCTGAAGGTTCATCTCGGGCTGGCTGTGGCAGTGTTGCCCGGCAAGGTCTGGGCTGAGTCTGCGGAACAACCCTCTGAAACTTCCGTCGGGGACCCCGATGCTGCACGCGATGAGTTGATGCTGCAGGAGGGTGGTTCCTTTCAGCACACCGCCGATGACAATGAGATGACTCTGGACACCATCAATGTCTCTTACGGCGAGTCCGGCGGGCTGACCCGTGATGAAGCCGGTGAGTTTGCGGTTTATGACGACGATCTGTCGACCGTATACACCGGCAAAGATGAGATCGAGCGATACAAAGGCAAGGATGCCGCAGATATGTTCAAGGGCATGCTGAACGTCTACAGCGGCGATGCCCGCAACGGCGGCGGGGTCGATCCCAGTATTCGCGGGGTACAGGGACCGGGCAGGGTGCCGTTGTCGATTGACGGAACGGAACAGGATCTGACGGTCTGGCGTGGGTATCGCGGGGTTTCGAACCGCAACTATATCGATCCCAATCTGGTGGGCGGGATCCAGGTGATCAAAGGTCCGTCGCTGACACCCAATGTGCATGCTTCGGTCGGCGGTGCTGTGGTGGTCAATACGATTTCCGCCGAGGATATTCTGAAAGTTGGTGAAACCTTCGGCGGTGAAATCGTGATCGAAGGCAGTAACAATGCAATTTCGCCCAGAGAGCCGGTGTTGCTGACCGGTCAGGATTACCGCACCGTGCCGGGGTTTCCGCAGGATAGTCCGGAGTATGCCTATGGTGATCCCTCGCTCTGGAAAGTGATGAGCAAAGACAAGGAACACAATCCGTTTGCCGGTGAAGACTATGCCTACCGGCTGGCACTGGCAGCGAAAAAGGAAAATTATGAGCTGCTGGCGGCTTATGCTTACCGCAACAAAGGGAATTATTTCAGCGGTACCCGAAATGCAGATTTTTACGATCATCTCGCTCAGGATGAACAGTTCATGACCCGGATTGACCCGCGCTCGCTTGCCAAGCGGCAGCGGCCCGGTTATGAAGTGCCCAATACCTCGAGTGAGCTGGAATCTTATCTGCTGAAAGCCAAATTCAGTCTGGTGGATCAGCAAACGCTGGAAATAGGTGCCCGGTATACCGATGCCACTTATGGCGAAATCATGGCCAGCCGCTCCGGTAATATCGGCGCAAACGGAGAAATGGCGCAATGGCCGCTCAGCCATGTTGAAACCCAGGCTTACAATATTCGCTATGCCTGGCAGCCTGAGAATCCCTATATCCATCTGACGTCCAATCTCTGGACCACGTATACCGTCAGCGATACCAACACCGCGGGTGGTTTTCCTAATTTTGCCAATCGGGTCGACATCGCAGATCCGACACCCGGAGCCAGCCCGTTGCTGCGCAATACGGCGGCGACCAATGCCAAAGACAGTCGGATCGGTTTTGACCTCAGTAATCAGATGTGGCTGACCGATACACTGGGTCTGACGCTGTCCGGCCGATATCAGTACCATAAATTGCGCTCTGATGATGAATACCGTGGGGAGGTCGATGGCTGGCGTCACTGGCCGCGGGAAGGGCGTCGTCAGGAGTATGAAGGGCAGTTCAATTTCCAGTGGCAGCCAGTGGATTTTCTACGTTTCACTGCAGGTGCGAGTTACAAGAATTACTGGGCCATTGATGACTTTTTGTCGGATCGGATTGCGGCCGGAGACAGTCGGTTCACCAAAGAGCATGCTGCAGATAAGGGGATGTTACTGTCTTATAAAACCCTTGAAAAATATACCCCGGAAGAGATTGAACAGAATGTTGCAGCTGTTGCTGATGACATTGTTTTGAAGAATTTCATCAATCAGATGCTGGGGAAACCGCCGTTGACCCCGCAAGAAGAAGCGGCTTTGTATCAGAAAGCCCGTACGACAACGACTTATGAAGTCGACCATGAAGGGAATGAATGGCTGCATGACGGTGAAGGCCGTTACAGCCGGGAGAACAACCCTTGCCTGATTGCCCAGCAGTCGCAGCCGAATTATATCGAAGGTTCCTGTATTGAAAGTGGAGCGCCGGTCGGGGCTTACGACAAACAAATCAAGGGTGGAAAGAAAAAGGGAAATGCCTGGGTCCCGGCACTGTCGGCTACCGTGATGTTTACGGATACCAGCCGGATGTATTACCGCTATACCGAGGCAGTCCGTTTCCCGAGTATGTTTGAAAGCACGCTGGGCTTTTCCGCCAACAATAATCCATATACCGGCTTAGACCCGGAACATGCTTATAACCATGAGGTTGCTTTCGTTCAGAACTTTGATGAGGCCGATCTCAAACTGACTTACTTCCATCACAGAACCAAAGATGTGATTGAGCGGTCGGGAAATATGATGCGTTTTTACAACATCGATCAGCAAACGCTGGAAGGACTGGAATTCCAGAGCCGGTACGACAACGGTGATTTCTTCTCCGATCTCAGCCTCTCTTACCTGCTGAAAAATGAAGTCTGTGATGAAAGCCTGGCGATTTTGTCTGATTTCAACGGTTCGACGCCGGACTGTGTCCATGCCGGGTTTGAGGGGGGATATCTGGCCGATCAGGCGATTCCGGAATATTCGGTGAATCTCAATATCGGCGGACGTTTCTTCGATCGCCGGATGGAAACCGGCTTGCGCACCGTCTTCATACCGGGCAGTAAACATGAAGAAGCATTGGCGCGGGATGACGCCTTAACTTTCGATGCTTATGCCCAGTACCGTTTCAATGATGCGCTGGCGCTGGAAGTGATCGGCACCAACCTGACCGATCTCTATTACATCGACCCATTGGTACGCTCCAGCGTCCCGGCCCCGGGGCGGACGGTGAAAGTGAAGTTGCAGGTCAATTTCTGA
- a CDS encoding sigma-70 family RNA polymerase sigma factor: MTAADQTNMKQVGQLYQQHQSWLSVFIQRRLGCPYTSADLVHDTYLRLLSSGRLPAPGESRRYLTHIAKGLVIDLYRRRRVESAYLEYLQQQPQDVCVSPEERLQMVEALTAVDRLLRHLPDKVRQALLMRQLEHMSYKQIAAALDVSVSSVEKYIAKALQACLLASMEASF, from the coding sequence ATGACAGCGGCAGACCAGACGAATATGAAGCAGGTGGGTCAACTCTATCAGCAACATCAAAGCTGGTTATCGGTGTTTATTCAGCGTCGTCTCGGTTGTCCCTATACTTCGGCAGATCTGGTTCATGATACCTATCTTCGGCTGCTCAGCAGTGGCCGTTTACCGGCTCCCGGTGAATCCCGGCGATACCTGACCCATATTGCCAAAGGCCTGGTGATTGATTTGTATCGTCGCCGTCGCGTGGAGTCGGCCTATCTGGAATACCTGCAACAGCAGCCGCAGGATGTTTGCGTGTCGCCGGAAGAACGTCTGCAGATGGTTGAAGCGCTGACCGCGGTGGATCGTTTACTGCGTCACCTGCCGGATAAAGTCCGGCAAGCTTTGCTGATGCGTCAGCTCGAACACATGAGCTACAAGCAAATCGCGGCGGCGCTGGACGTTTCGGTCTCATCCGTTGAGAAGTATATCGCCAAAGCACTGCAGGCTTGCCTGCTGGCCAGTATGGAGGCGAGCTTTTGA
- the pykF gene encoding pyruvate kinase PykF — translation MKKTKIVCTIGPKTESVEMLTKLVNAGMNVMRLNFSHGDFAEHGQRIQNVREVMAQTGKPVAILLDTKGPEIRTIKLEGGADVTLTAGQEFTFTTDTAVVGNKDRVAVTYPGFAKDLVAGNTILVDDGLIEMEVLATTDTEVKCRVLNNGDLGENKGVNLPGVSVNLPALAEKDKADLKFGCEQGVDFVAASFIRKAEDVQEIRELLNANGGEKIQIISKIENQEGVDNFDAILEASDGIMVARGDLGVEIPVEEVIFAQKMMIEKCNRARKVVITATQMLDSMIKNPRPTRAEAGDVANAIMDGTDAVMLSGESAKGKYPIEAVTIMAQICDRTDAAMRASLSARLDSPRLRITEAVCKGAVDTSEKLNAPLIVVATEAGKSARSVRKYFPTANILAVTTNPKTAAQLCLTKGVTPVVVDAIESTDAFYARGKALALETGLGAKGDIVVMVSGALVPSGTTNTASVHVL, via the coding sequence ATGAAAAAAACCAAGATCGTCTGCACGATTGGTCCTAAGACTGAATCTGTTGAAATGCTGACCAAGCTGGTCAACGCTGGCATGAACGTGATGCGTCTGAACTTCTCGCACGGCGACTTTGCCGAGCACGGTCAGCGTATCCAGAACGTTCGTGAAGTGATGGCGCAAACCGGTAAACCCGTTGCGATTCTGCTGGACACCAAAGGTCCGGAAATCCGTACCATCAAACTGGAAGGCGGCGCAGACGTGACCCTGACTGCAGGTCAGGAATTCACTTTCACCACTGACACTGCTGTTGTCGGCAACAAAGACCGTGTAGCTGTGACTTATCCTGGCTTTGCCAAGGATTTGGTTGCGGGAAACACCATTCTGGTTGACGACGGCCTGATCGAAATGGAAGTGCTGGCAACCACAGACACCGAAGTGAAATGCCGCGTGCTGAACAACGGCGACCTAGGTGAGAACAAAGGAGTGAACCTGCCAGGCGTTTCGGTCAACCTGCCTGCACTGGCTGAGAAAGACAAAGCGGACCTGAAATTCGGTTGTGAGCAAGGCGTTGATTTCGTTGCGGCATCTTTCATCCGTAAGGCTGAAGACGTTCAGGAAATCCGCGAGCTGTTGAACGCTAACGGCGGCGAGAAAATTCAGATCATCTCTAAGATTGAAAACCAGGAAGGTGTCGACAACTTCGACGCGATTCTGGAAGCATCTGACGGCATCATGGTTGCCCGTGGTGACCTGGGTGTAGAAATCCCGGTTGAAGAAGTGATCTTCGCGCAGAAGATGATGATCGAGAAATGTAACCGTGCCCGTAAAGTTGTTATCACAGCAACTCAGATGCTGGATTCGATGATCAAGAACCCACGTCCGACCCGTGCTGAAGCGGGTGACGTTGCGAACGCCATCATGGACGGTACTGATGCCGTCATGCTGTCTGGTGAGTCTGCGAAGGGTAAATACCCAATCGAAGCAGTCACCATCATGGCGCAAATCTGTGACCGCACTGACGCTGCAATGCGTGCTTCACTGAGCGCACGTCTGGACAGCCCTCGCCTGCGCATCACCGAAGCGGTGTGTAAAGGTGCAGTGGATACTTCTGAGAAGCTGAACGCGCCGCTGATCGTGGTTGCGACTGAAGCCGGTAAATCAGCCCGCTCTGTACGTAAATACTTCCCGACAGCAAACATTCTGGCTGTGACCACCAACCCGAAAACTGCGGCTCAGCTGTGCCTGACCAAAGGTGTGACCCCTGTCGTTGTTGATGCGATTGAAAGCACCGATGCCTTCTACGCACGTGGTAAAGCACTGGCGCTGGAAACCGGCCTGGGCGCGAAAGGCGACATCGTTGTGATGGTCTCCGGTGCGCTGGTTCCTTCAGGTACAACGAACACGGCTTCTGTTCACGTTCTGTAA
- a CDS encoding Slam-dependent surface lipoprotein: protein MKKAVVMIAVLSACISGAAQANIVGTQSDNTQILVGESNLNAGPHVAGRAGIGAASMGSTAQKVDFQALKNYGRVKNGVYVLGGGHSGMGNFNFARVGAGDVWFGEWASDISSDADRTVYYVGDTAGTTLPTSGTATYAVKGVNKFSGSNDLNGTFTANFSNNTLNGSIANSQYSLGVNATINSATAAFHGTATVGPANGTAKGHFFGNNAAALAGIAQFSGSAKIFDTAFGGTKQ, encoded by the coding sequence ATGAAAAAAGCTGTTGTGATGATTGCCGTTCTTTCCGCCTGCATCAGCGGTGCTGCCCAAGCCAATATTGTCGGCACCCAAAGTGACAACACCCAGATTCTGGTAGGAGAATCGAATCTGAATGCCGGGCCTCACGTCGCAGGGCGTGCAGGCATTGGTGCAGCATCCATGGGTTCAACGGCGCAAAAAGTTGATTTTCAGGCCCTGAAAAATTACGGCCGCGTGAAAAACGGGGTTTATGTGCTGGGTGGCGGTCATTCGGGAATGGGGAATTTCAATTTTGCTAGAGTCGGTGCCGGTGATGTCTGGTTCGGGGAGTGGGCGAGCGATATCAGCAGTGATGCCGATCGGACGGTCTATTATGTGGGAGATACCGCAGGTACCACGCTGCCGACCAGCGGCACCGCCACCTATGCGGTGAAAGGGGTGAACAAATTCTCCGGCAGCAATGATCTGAACGGCACATTTACCGCCAACTTCAGCAACAACACTTTGAATGGCTCGATTGCCAACAGCCAGTATTCGCTGGGTGTGAATGCCACCATCAACAGCGCGACGGCAGCCTTTCACGGGACGGCCACAGTCGGGCCAGCGAACGGCACAGCGAAAGGCCATTTCTTTGGCAATAATGCGGCGGCACTGGCCGGGATTGCGCAATTTTCAGGCAGTGCAAAAATCTTTGATACCGCATTCGGCGGGACGAAACAGTAA
- a CDS encoding DUF4880 domain-containing protein translates to MTPHRISVDVIRQASRWMARLWADDVSDQDKQAFDVWRQDHPDNESAWRQLTQVQAQFLAVPQHPASRRILMTRRRQAVSPGTWPDCVSSVTE, encoded by the coding sequence TTGACGCCGCATCGCATTTCAGTGGACGTCATCCGGCAGGCATCCCGCTGGATGGCCAGGCTCTGGGCCGACGATGTCAGTGATCAGGACAAACAGGCTTTTGACGTCTGGCGGCAGGATCACCCGGACAACGAGTCGGCCTGGCGACAGCTCACTCAGGTTCAGGCACAGTTTTTGGCCGTGCCTCAGCATCCGGCCAGCCGCCGCATTCTGATGACCCGGCGCAGGCAGGCCGTTAGTCCGGGGACATGGCCTGATTGTGTGAGCTCCGTAACAGAATAA
- a CDS encoding acetolactate synthase 3 large subunit translates to MEMLSGADMIVRSMIDQGVKHIFGYPGGSVLDIYDALHEKSDIEHVLVRHEQAAVHMADGYARATGEVGVVLVTSGPGATNAITGIATAYMDSIPMVVLSGQVMSDLIGNDAFQECDMVGISRPVVKHSFLVKRTEDIPAIIKKAFYIASSGRPGPVVVDIPKDMLNPAKTYPYKYPEAISMRSYNPTLQGHKGQIKRGLKALLAAKKPVLYVGGGAIMSGCEQQLLKLAESLNIPVVSTLMGLGAFPGTHHHSLGMLGMHGTYEANMTMHNSDLIFGIGVRFDDRTTNNLEKYCPNATIMHIDIDPSSISKTVKADIPIVGSADAVLNSMLKLLEEQQGTNDKAALDEWWSEIESWRARKCLSYQTDGERIKPQQVIEMLHKLTKGDAYVASDVGQHQMFAALYYPFDKPRRWLNSGGLGTMGFGLPAAMGAKFALPDAEVLCVTGDGSIQMNIQELSTALQYDIPVKIINLNNRFLGMVKQWQDMIYQGRHSHSYMDSVPDFAAIAEAYGHVGIRISDPAKLESELERALAMKDRLVFVDISVDETEHVYPMLIRGGSMSEMWLSKTERT, encoded by the coding sequence ATGGAAATGTTGTCCGGCGCCGATATGATCGTTCGTTCAATGATCGATCAAGGCGTAAAGCATATCTTCGGTTACCCTGGCGGTTCTGTTCTGGATATTTACGATGCGCTGCACGAGAAGAGCGACATCGAGCACGTGCTGGTGCGCCATGAGCAGGCAGCCGTGCATATGGCAGACGGCTATGCCCGTGCGACGGGCGAAGTGGGCGTGGTCCTGGTGACCTCAGGCCCGGGTGCCACCAACGCGATCACCGGCATCGCGACCGCATACATGGATTCTATCCCGATGGTTGTCCTGTCGGGTCAGGTGATGAGTGATCTGATCGGAAACGATGCGTTTCAGGAATGCGATATGGTCGGGATTTCCCGTCCGGTCGTGAAGCACAGTTTTCTGGTGAAGCGCACTGAAGATATCCCGGCCATCATCAAGAAAGCTTTCTACATCGCATCCAGCGGCCGTCCCGGCCCGGTGGTAGTTGATATCCCGAAAGATATGCTCAATCCCGCTAAAACATACCCGTACAAATACCCGGAAGCGATCAGCATGCGCTCCTACAACCCGACTCTGCAGGGGCACAAAGGTCAGATCAAGCGTGGTCTGAAAGCCCTGCTGGCTGCGAAGAAGCCGGTACTGTACGTGGGCGGCGGCGCCATTATGTCCGGTTGCGAGCAACAATTGCTGAAGCTGGCTGAAAGTCTGAATATTCCAGTGGTCAGTACCCTGATGGGGCTGGGCGCTTTCCCGGGGACGCACCACCACAGTCTGGGGATGCTGGGGATGCACGGCACCTATGAAGCGAACATGACCATGCACAATTCCGATCTGATTTTCGGGATTGGCGTGCGCTTCGACGACCGGACCACCAATAATCTGGAAAAATACTGTCCGAACGCCACGATCATGCATATTGATATCGACCCGTCGTCGATTTCCAAAACGGTGAAAGCCGATATCCCGATTGTCGGCTCGGCCGATGCAGTGCTGAACAGTATGCTGAAACTGCTGGAAGAGCAGCAGGGAACCAATGACAAAGCTGCACTGGATGAGTGGTGGAGTGAGATTGAATCCTGGCGTGCCCGCAAGTGTCTGAGTTATCAGACTGACGGAGAGCGCATCAAACCTCAGCAGGTCATTGAAATGCTGCACAAACTGACCAAAGGTGACGCGTATGTGGCATCGGATGTGGGTCAGCACCAGATGTTTGCCGCACTCTACTATCCGTTTGATAAACCACGTCGCTGGCTGAACTCCGGTGGCCTGGGGACGATGGGTTTTGGTCTGCCAGCCGCGATGGGCGCCAAGTTCGCGCTGCCGGATGCCGAAGTCCTGTGTGTGACCGGTGACGGCAGTATCCAGATGAATATTCAGGAACTGTCGACGGCGCTGCAGTATGATATTCCGGTGAAAATCATCAATCTGAACAACCGTTTCCTGGGGATGGTGAAGCAATGGCAGGACATGATTTATCAGGGGCGCCATTCACACTCCTACATGGATTCTGTGCCTGATTTTGCTGCAATTGCAGAAGCTTACGGCCATGTCGGCATCCGCATTTCTGATCCGGCGAAGCTGGAAAGTGAGCTGGAACGCGCTTTGGCAATGAAAGATAGGTTAGTCTTTGTTGATATCAGCGTGGATGAGACAGAACACGTTTACCCGATGCTGATCCGAGGCGGATCCATGAGTGAAATGTGGCTGAGTAAAACGGAGAGAACCTAA
- the ilvN gene encoding acetolactate synthase small subunit: MRRIVSVLLENEPGALSRVVGLFSQRGYNIESLTVAPTDDPTLSRLNITTSVEDAALEQIEKQLHKLIDILKVSNVTDSEHVERELMLVKVKASGYARAEVKRTSDIFRGQIVDVTSQIYTVQLAGTSEKLDAFLDAVSEATEIIEVARSGVVGIARGERALKA; this comes from the coding sequence ATGCGCAGGATTGTATCAGTATTATTAGAAAATGAACCGGGTGCACTTTCACGCGTGGTGGGACTGTTCTCCCAGCGTGGGTATAACATTGAGTCGCTGACCGTCGCCCCAACGGATGACCCGACGTTGTCGCGTCTGAATATCACCACCAGCGTTGAAGATGCCGCGCTGGAACAAATCGAGAAACAATTACATAAGCTGATCGATATTCTGAAGGTCAGTAATGTAACGGATTCAGAACACGTCGAGCGTGAGCTGATGCTGGTGAAAGTGAAGGCCAGTGGTTATGCCCGTGCGGAAGTGAAGCGCACGTCTGACATTTTCCGCGGACAGATTGTCGATGTCACCAGTCAGATCTATACCGTTCAGCTGGCAGGGACCAGTGAGAAGCTGGATGCCTTTCTGGATGCCGTGAGCGAAGCCACGGAGATCATTGAAGTGGCACGAAGCGGAGTTGTCGGTATTGCCCGCGGAGAACGTGCCCTGAAAGCCTGA
- the exbB gene encoding tonB-system energizer ExbB — MNQTIRWRARQVFIRRAAMFLAGMLLFCQSFVQAETAPPPETGADAVSESAEVQTLDPHSDLVLIEAVQPVSAHRAQTHAGTDLSPLGMYQAADWVVKSVMILLLAASLMTWSIGVAKQLQISVACRRARRMLRALTTADTLTDGAENTQSGQGAGMALIQETRHELILSARGTASDGGIKERVQARLERVQVSAGRRMSRGTGVLATVGSVAPFVGLFGTVWGIMNAFIGIAETQTTNLAVVAPGIAEALLATAIGLVAAIPAVVIYNHFTRAIQGYKALLADMSVALLVLVSRDLDRQQTGAMAPASVQALQKAG, encoded by the coding sequence ATGAATCAGACGATTAGATGGCGAGCCAGACAGGTGTTCATCAGGCGAGCAGCCATGTTTCTGGCGGGGATGCTGTTGTTTTGCCAGAGCTTTGTACAGGCAGAAACTGCGCCGCCTCCCGAAACCGGCGCAGATGCTGTGTCCGAGTCAGCTGAAGTTCAGACGTTGGATCCACATTCGGACCTGGTGTTGATCGAAGCTGTACAACCCGTATCGGCGCATCGGGCGCAAACCCATGCGGGCACGGACTTATCTCCGCTGGGGATGTATCAGGCAGCCGACTGGGTGGTGAAATCCGTGATGATACTGCTGCTGGCGGCCTCCCTGATGACTTGGTCCATTGGCGTGGCCAAACAGCTGCAGATCTCTGTTGCCTGCCGCCGTGCCCGGCGAATGTTGCGGGCACTGACGACGGCGGACACGCTGACGGATGGCGCTGAAAACACACAATCGGGTCAAGGGGCGGGGATGGCGCTGATTCAGGAGACCCGGCACGAGCTGATCCTGTCAGCCCGTGGCACTGCGAGTGACGGCGGGATCAAAGAAAGGGTGCAGGCAAGGCTGGAGCGGGTGCAGGTGTCGGCCGGACGCCGCATGAGCCGGGGCACCGGCGTACTGGCGACGGTCGGTTCAGTGGCGCCTTTTGTCGGCCTGTTCGGCACCGTGTGGGGCATTATGAATGCTTTTATCGGCATTGCGGAAACCCAGACCACCAATCTGGCCGTGGTGGCCCCCGGCATTGCCGAAGCCTTACTTGCGACTGCCATCGGTCTGGTCGCGGCCATTCCTGCCGTCGTCATTTATAACCACTTCACCCGGGCTATTCAGGGCTATAAAGCATTGCTGGCCGATATGTCCGTGGCACTGCTGGTGCTGGTCAGCCGGGATCTGGACCGGCAGCAGACCGGGGCAATGGCCCCCGCCTCTGTTCAGGCCTTGCAGAAAGCGGGGTAA
- a CDS encoding porin family protein yields the protein MLMMYLRRLSSFAGLAFLSLLFFAPLAQADQDTNLRLEQNTALQAREKEQRLLEDEQARDDTEALIIDGQVYQVEDNLNALGQVIYLSVKARRWAAVRGFLPRYLALPGHDMMLVHYAQGALARTEGEFDQAEVSYRALLRLQPDFLPGQLELARVLFENQKNRDAQRLFEKIRASLPLDDPRAQGVLKTVDAFAQALAYRDSWQGAVSFGPGYNNNLNLSSESYTCLLRMLSGECLVERKTPKAESAYGTTFEASLNKRISLSGHHGISFLGLAYGENYAHHRQYNEHTLLTSLGYSYHTANYQLLSAPLFEYRMQGNDALYQAWGGKLSGLYLFSAGTAFKLEAEAKDLQFLPDGLDFQSGWQYAGYATFWHQLPGQWLLFGGLDWTDKHTDEAVYAYHMKGVRLGVQRTWEIGVETALFTSFRQREYQAYSALLEATREDDEQSYTLETRFTGLSLWDLTPVLTLAHNRVSSNVDWLYSHDQSEVSLKIEKRF from the coding sequence ATGTTGATGATGTATTTGCGCCGACTGTCGTCATTCGCCGGTCTGGCCTTCCTTTCTCTTTTATTCTTTGCACCACTTGCCCAGGCAGATCAGGACACGAACCTCCGTCTGGAGCAGAACACGGCCTTGCAGGCCCGGGAAAAAGAACAACGTCTGCTGGAAGACGAGCAGGCCCGGGATGATACCGAAGCACTGATCATCGACGGTCAGGTTTATCAGGTCGAGGACAATCTCAATGCCCTGGGGCAGGTGATTTATCTGTCGGTGAAAGCCCGGCGCTGGGCTGCGGTCCGCGGATTTCTGCCCCGGTATCTGGCACTGCCCGGTCATGACATGATGCTGGTGCATTATGCGCAGGGCGCGCTGGCACGAACCGAGGGTGAATTTGACCAGGCAGAAGTTTCGTACCGGGCATTGTTGCGTTTACAGCCGGATTTTCTGCCGGGTCAGCTCGAACTGGCACGGGTGCTGTTCGAAAACCAGAAAAACAGGGACGCACAGAGACTGTTTGAAAAAATCCGCGCATCCCTGCCGTTGGATGATCCCAGAGCACAGGGCGTGCTGAAGACGGTGGATGCCTTTGCGCAAGCGCTGGCATACCGGGACAGCTGGCAGGGCGCAGTTTCCTTCGGTCCCGGTTACAACAATAACCTCAATCTCTCTTCAGAAAGTTATACCTGCTTACTTAGGATGCTGAGTGGCGAGTGTCTGGTCGAGCGGAAAACCCCGAAAGCCGAATCGGCTTACGGCACCACATTTGAAGCGAGCCTGAATAAACGAATCTCGCTGAGCGGTCATCATGGCATCAGTTTCCTCGGTCTGGCTTATGGTGAGAACTACGCTCATCACCGGCAGTACAATGAGCATACCCTGCTGACCTCTCTGGGTTACAGCTATCACACCGCTAATTATCAGTTACTTTCCGCGCCTTTGTTCGAATACCGGATGCAAGGGAACGATGCGCTATATCAGGCCTGGGGCGGCAAGCTGAGCGGGTTGTATCTGTTTTCGGCGGGCACGGCGTTCAAGCTGGAAGCTGAAGCGAAAGATTTGCAGTTTTTGCCGGACGGGCTGGATTTTCAGTCCGGCTGGCAGTACGCCGGCTATGCCACGTTCTGGCATCAGTTGCCGGGTCAGTGGCTGCTGTTTGGCGGGCTGGACTGGACAGATAAACACACGGATGAAGCTGTGTATGCCTACCACATGAAAGGCGTGCGGCTTGGCGTTCAGCGTACGTGGGAAATCGGCGTTGAGACCGCACTCTTCACCTCGTTCCGGCAGCGTGAATATCAGGCCTACAGTGCTTTGCTGGAAGCCACACGAGAAGACGACGAACAAAGTTATACGCTGGAAACCCGTTTCACCGGGCTGAGTCTTTGGGATCTGACCCCGGTGCTGACGCTGGCGCACAACCGGGTCAGCAGTAATGTGGATTGGCTGTACAGCCATGATCAAAGCGAAGTGAGTCTGAAAATCGAAAAGCGTTTCTGA